The sequence CGTCGACGAAACAAAAAGCGATCTCAACAAATCTAGCAAATGTCGACACACCTAATTTTAAAGAGAAAACCGTGTCTTTTGACCAAGTTTTACAGGCTGTCGGGGAAAAAACGGGCCACTTGCAAGCAAAGCGGACAGACGAGCGCCATTTGTCTTTTCCGCTTCCTGGGAATGGCGGTATTTCATTACGGGAAAAGGGAGAGCTATACAACCACAATGGGAACAGTGTCGACGTAGATAAGCAAATGACTGAAATGGCGAAAAACCAACTTTATTACAATGCACTCGTTGACCGAATCAGCGGAAGCTTCCAATCGATTGAAACAGCAATTAAAGGTGGCAAATAGGAGGAAAGGCATATGACGATGTTTTCAAGCATGAACGTATCTGGGTCAGGACTGACACTACAGCGATTGCGAATGGATGTAGCAGCAAGCAACATTGCTAATGCTGATACAACAAGGGCCGAACTTGTAAATGGCGAATGGCAGCCCTACCAGCGGCGAATGGTTGTCCAAGGCCCAACGTCGATGGGGCGCTTTTCGACAGAGCTGCAAAAAGCAACGGCCGAGCTTGACCAAGGAGTAGTAGCAAAACAAATTGTCCGTGATCCTACACCGGCCACACTTGTTTATGACCCAACCCATCCTGATGCAAATGAAGATGGGTATGTCGCGAAACCAAATGTCGAGATTGCAAGAGAAATGGTGGATATTACAAGTGCCACGAGGTCCTATGAAGCGAACGTCACAGCGCTTCAAGCTAGTAAAGGGATGGTTATGAAAGCACTGGAAATAGGTCGTTAAAGGAGGATGAGGAAAGATGACAATTGAAGCGATGCAGCCACTTCTCCAACCGCTCGCTACACAAACTGGCAAAACGGAGGCAAACAGCAAAGGCGATTTTAAGTCGGCTTTAATGAATGCTCTCCAATCAGTCAACCAAGACCAGCTTGCTTCAAGTGAAGCAACACAAGCACTGGTTAAACAAGAACCGATTGATGTTCATGATGTCATGATTGCGGCGAGCAAGGCATCGGTTTCAATGCAAGCCGCGCTAGAAGTACGAAATAAAGCAGTAGAAGCGTATCAGGAAATGATGAGAATGCAAATTTAAGCCGCCTGAAAGGCGAGATGCAAGCGGAGGCGCCATGAAGGAGAAAGCGAAGCAATTCAAGAACCAGGTGCAAACGTTTTGGACAGAGAGCAGTACGCTGCGAAAAAGTGCAGTCATTTCCGTTGTTTTACTACTTTTATTAGCGATTGCACTGGCTGCGGCCCTTCTATTCCGAACGAATTATGCGCCCTTATATAGCCAATTGACATTGGCCGAAGCTGGCCAAATACAAGAAGCACTCGAGCAACGAGGGGTGGCTGCCCGCGTTTCAAATGACGGCACCACCATTCACGTGCCTGAGGCGGATGTAGATCGGTTGAAAGTTGAACTCGCCGCTGAAGGACTACCTAAAAGCGGCAGCATCGATTATGCGTTTTTTCAAAACCAAATGGGTTTTGGGATGACTGACAATGAGTTTACCGTTATCGAACGGTCCCTTATGCAAACGGAGCTTGCCGAATTAATAAGGGGCGTCCAAGGCGTCGAGCAAGCGAATGTCATCATTACGCTCCCTGAAGAAAGCGTCTGGCTGAATTCAGGCCAAGAAAGCTCGACTGCTGCGGTAGTGTTGCAGTTAGAGCCGGGGTATACGCTCGATTCGTCGCAAGTGAAAGCTTTATATCATTTAATATCAAAAAGTGTACCTAATTTACCGATTGAAAATATTGTGTTATCCGATTCGCAGTTCAACAACTATACATACCAGGAAGAGGAAACAAGTCCTGCTGCTTCGTTCCAATCACAGCGTGAAATCAAACAAGAAATTGAGTCGGACTTGAAACAAACGATCAATCAACTTTTAAGTGCGGTGGTCGGGCCAGAAAATGCAATCGTATCTGTTACGGCAGATATCGATTTTACCCAAGAACAGCGGACTGAGGATTTGGTTGAGCCAGTTGACGAAGAAGAGGTTTCTGGGCTGGCAATCAGTGTTGAACGAATTAATGAAATGTATGAAGGAACAACAGGCAATGAGGAAGGTGTCGCTGGTGTAGGCGATGAGATTCCCAATTATACTGGCGCAGCAGGCGGTGGCGATTCTGAATCAGAGCGAACTGAAGAGCGGATTAATTATGAAGTTAACCGGATCCACCGGGAAATCATCGAAAGCCCTTATGAAATCCGCGATTTAGGAATTCAAGTAATGGTCAACCCGCCAGAAGGGATGCAAGCATTGCCGCCTCAGCAAACAGCTGACATCACCGCTATGTTAGAGACGATTATCCGTACGACATTGCCAGATGGTAGCGAGGAGGAAGGAGAACAGGATGTTGGTGACCGTGTAGTGGTGACATCAATGCCATTCGCACAAACGGAAACGGGAGAGGCGGAACAGCCGGCAGCAACGATACCTGTCTGGATTTACGCTGTAGCTGCTGGATTAGTCTTGCTGATTATCATACTAGCTGTCCTGCTATACCGGAAAAGAGAACCAGCTGACTTAGCGGAAGAGCAAGATGAGGCGCCAGAACCAGAGCCAGAGCAAGAGGATGAGCCACTTATGGAAACGGAAGAAACAGAAGAGAGCAAGCAAATGCGGCAATTAAACCGACTAGCAAAAGAACAACCAGAAGACTTTTCAAAGCTTTTGCGGACATGGCTTTCAGATGAATAGTAGAAAGGAGATTGGACGAAATGCCGAAAGCAAAGCTGACGGGACGCCAAAAAGCAGCGATATTGCTGATTTCACTCGGGCCAGACACGGCAGCGCAAGTGTATAAACACTTAACTGAGGATGAAATTGAATTGCTGTCGCTTGAAATATCCGCGATGCGAAAAGTCGATAAAGATGTTCAAAACAATGTCATGGGCGAATTTCATTCGATGGCGAAAGCGCAGGAGTACATTGCCCAAGGCGGTATAGGTTTTGCGAAGACGATTTTAGAAAAAGCATTAGGAGAAGAAGCGGCCGCCTCGATGATCCAACGGCTGACGTCAACGATCCAAGTAAGGCCATTTGATTTTGCCCGCAAAACGGATGCAAGCCAAATATTAAATTTTATCCAGCATGAGCATCCGCAAACCATTGCCGTAATCCTATCGTACTTGTCAGCCAAGCAGGCAGGTCAAATCATTTCTGCTTTGCCAGAAACGATCCAGACCGATGTCGCAAGGCGAATGGCGCTAATGGACAGCTCTTCTCCAGAAGTGATCGCTCAAGTGGAAGCGGTTTTGGAAGAGAAGCTGTCGCAAACATTGTCACAAGACTTTACGGAAACGGGCGGAATTGAAGCAGTCGTAGAAGTGTTGAATGGTGTGGACCGTTCAACGGAACGGACGATTCTTGATGGGCTCTATATCCAAGATCCTGAGTTGGCGGAAGAAATCAAAAAACGGATGTTTGTGTTTGAAGATATTGTCACACTTGAAAAACGGGCGATCCAAAGAGTCATCCGCGATGTGGACAACGATGACTTGAAGCTTGCCTTGAAAGTAGCAAGCGATGACGTGAAAGAAATGGTGTTTGACAATATGTCCCAACGGATGGCTGAAGCATTTAAAGACGAAATGGATTACATGGGGCCTGTCCGCTTACGTGATGTAGAAGAAGCACAATCGCGGATTGTCGCTACCATCAGGCAGCTCGAAGAAATGGGCGAAATTGTGATTGCCCGCACGAATGGAGATGACGTCCTTGTCTAATGTAATCCGTTCTACTAAGAATGTGAGCATTGCACGGGAAATTGGCATTAAACCTTTGTATCAACGGGCAAGAGAACGGGAAACAAGACAAGAACTTGCCAAAGAAGAAGAAGCCCAATTCGAACAGCTACAAGAAAAAGCAGAAGCAAAGGCAGCCCAATTGATCGAGGAAGCACAAGCACAAGCGACGGCAATCGAAGAAAAGATGGAAAGCAAACAAGCGGAGCTAGAGCAACAATGGGAAAAAGCGCGCTTGAAAGCAGAACAAGAAGGGTATGATGCTGGCTTTACAGCGGGTGAAAGCCAAGCAAAAGCGATTTACGAGTCAACGATTGCGGAAGCGAAACAAGTGCTAGAAGAGGCGCAGGCTGCGGCTGCATTAAAAGTAGACAATGAACAACCGCTTTTGATTGAGCTTGCCTGTGCCATTGCTGAAAAGGTGATCGGCGTTTCTATCGCAGAGGACCCGTACTTGCAGAATATCGTGCGAGCCGCTCTTGCCGAAGTGCGCGACCACGCATTTGTCAAATTGTATGTGCCGCCCCATTGGTATAAAAGACTCGCTGCTTGTGTGGACGAGTTGCAAGGGGCCATACCTGCCTGCGAAGATTTTCAGCTTATACCAGACGGGCAACTACAAGACGACCACTGTTTTATCGTCACCAATGCTGGAAGAATGGATGCCTCTCTTCCGACGCAGATCGAGCAGTTGAAAAAGCAGCTTCATGAGGCTGCGAGGTGTGGTTCCTTTGCAAAAGCTCATTGATCATGTTCACACACTGTCCCCGTATAAGTGGTATGGGCAAGTTCGCCATGCCGCGGGGTTGACGATTGAATCAGCTGGGCCGAGAGCATTTATCGGTGAACTGTGCTATATCTGGGCTAGTCCAGATCAAAAAGGGACTAAAGTCCGAGCTGAAGTCGTTGGTTTTAAGGACGACCGCATTTTGCTCATGCCGCTAGACGATACGAGGCGAATCGCGCCTGGGAGCTATGTAGAAGGAACGGGAAAGCCGTTAAATGTTGCGTGTGGACCAAGTTTGATTGGCCAAATTGTCAATGGCGTCGGTGAACCATTTTTGCAAAGCACGGCCTTGGGAGATACAGACGCCAACTATTCAACAGACAATTCACCTCCAAACCCGCTAGAAAGACCGCGCATTTCCGAAATTATGAGCGTTGGTGTCCGCGCAATTGACGGGCTGTTGACGATGGGAAAAGGGCAAAGAGTGGGCATTTTTGCTGGCAGCGGTGTAGGGAAGAGCACACTCATGTCGATGATTGCCAAACAGTCAGATGCAGATGTGAATGTGATCGCTTTAATTGGTGAACGGGGCAGAGAGGTAAAAGAATTTGTTGAGCGCGACTTAGGAGAGGAAGGGCTGAAAAAGTCGGTCGTTGTCGTCGCAACATCAGACCAGCCGGCGTTGTTACGAGTGAAAGGAGCGCAAACGGCTACCGCCATTGCTGAATATTTCCGCGACAAGGGCAAGAATGTCAATTTAATGATGGATTCGGTCACCCGGTTTGCAATGGCGCAGCGCGAAATTGGCTTGGCAATTGGCGAACCACCGACGACAAAAGGCTACCCTCCTTCTGTTTTTGCGATGATGCCGAAGCTGCTTGAACGGTCAGGTACAAACCAGTCAGGCTCGATCACCGGTTTATACACCGTTCTTGTAGATGGCGACGACATGAATGAGCCTATTGCAGATGCCGTGCGAGGGATTCTTGACGGACACTTTGTATTGGACAGGCAACTCGCCAATCGTGGGCAGTATCCAGCCGTTAATGTTTTAAAAAGCGTTAGCAGGCTAATGAAAGATTTGGTGGAAAACGAGCACCTTCATGCAGCAAAGCTTTTTAGACAGCGTTTAGCAGATTATGAGCAGTCAGAAGATTTAATTTCGCTGGGAGCTTATAAACAGGGCAGTTCCAAAGACATTGACGCTGCCATTCATGACCATCCAGCTATGCTTGACTTTCTTAAACAAGAAGTCGAAGAAAGCGATTCGTTTGCAGAAACGAAAACGAAGCTTATACAACTTTTTAAACGGGAGTGACGCTTGCAAATGGCCTTTCAATTTTCGTTACAAACAGCGATGGATGTATGCAAGCAAGAAAAAGAAGCAGCCCATAAGCAATACGAAGTGGCTGTTGACGCATTTGAATCTGAGGCAATGGCGCTGTTCCGTTTGCTAAAGCAAAAAGAAGATGTACAAGCGGCGACCGAGAAGATGCTGGTTGAAAAAGCGTCGGTTTCCGATTTGCTTATTAGCCAGGCGTGTTTAGACGGACTGCAGCAGCAAATTGGAAAACAACAGCTGCGAACTGACCAAGCTAGGGTTGATATGCTTCAAAAGAAAGCGACGTTCCAGCAACATGCCGTCTCGTATAAACAATATGAACGGTTGAAAGAAAAGAAACGCCTTGAACAAAAACAAGCAGAAAACCGCCGGGAGCAACAACTGATGGATGAGTTGTGCGTGACCCGGTTCAAAAGGAAATTTGCCTAAATGAAAGAGAAACCGACAAAAAAACGCTGGACTGTGATTTTTGCTTTTGCCGTTCCGTTTTTTGTCATCGTCCTTGCTGCGCTGTTTTTTATCGGCCCTTTGCTAGGGTTTTCGCCAATGGACAGCATTAAAAATGCATTCGGGTTTCATACGAATAACCAGGCAGAGAATGAGTGGCAAAAAAAGTATGAGCAGTTGGAAGGCGAACTGCTCGATTTGCAAACACAGTTGCAGGAGCTCTCCAATGAGCTCGAAGTGAAAAATGCTGAACTAGCAGAAGCGCAAGGACAGCTTGATGACATCGAGGCAAACGAGGACGAGGCAAGCGCTAATGTGGAAACTGAAAACATGCTTGAAGAAGGCAACTTGACAGCTGTATTAAAGACATATGAACAAATGACGCCAAAGCGTGCAGCTGCATTGCTCGATGAAATGAATGAAGAAGAAGCTTATCGCCATGTGGCTGCTATGAAAGATCAACTACGTGGCTCGATTCTTGCGAAAATGCCGGAAGAAAAGGCGGCCCGGTTTTTAGAAAGACTTGCGCAAGAAGGGGGGTAGACGCAAACGTGCACATTACACAAATGGTGAATGAAATCGCAACATCACGACCGTTAAGCCAGGTGAAAGGACGAAGCCAATCGTTTTCTGATCTTCTAATAAATAAGGCTTCATCGTCTGCTGAAGGGCGAAACACGATTTTTCTTCCTCTTGAAACCAATACAGACGAGTTGGACAACGACGTTGAAACGTCGGCACCAAACGATGAACAAGCAAATGACACTGATTTAAGTGGGATTGCCGTTGAAAATCAGGTGAATTCAAATCAGATGCCAGTAGGCACTGTGGACTTTGGCCAGCCTAGTGTTGTGAATGAAGAAGGTGGTAGCAAGCCCGCTCCAGTGGACTCGACAAGTTGGGATTTAGGCAAAACCACGACGGGTGCTTCCCATGCAGCGTTGACCGAGGCAACATCGAGTGCAGAAGCAGGTGAGCGGTTAGAGAAACTTGCACAGGTGCCGGAGGAAAAGGACAGTGCTAGCGGTAAACCTGCTCTAAGCCAAGATGAACTTAAAGACATAGCCGTTGATAGTAAAACAAGTGAAAAGGAACCGTCACTCCGGCAAGTCGCTCCTCCTCCTTTACAGGACATAGAGACGGAACCGACTAAGGAAGAAAACCGAGCATTTAGTGATAAAAATCAACAAATGGCTCCTGACCGTCCGGCCCCTTTGCCGCAAGGCGGCGACAAAACAGAGCCTGAAAATAGGGCGGAGTCGCTGAAGCAGGAACAAGAAGTTGCACCTTTAACAAAGGAGAAGGCAAATCCAAGTGACGTGATAAAAGCCAGCACGAACGATGCAGAGTCGCAAGTCGTTTCAAATTCAAGCGTGAAAGACGAGTCTCCTGCTAGGACAGAAGCAGAGCAGACCCAAGTTTTTAAAAATGAACCAAACAAGCTTGCTAATCATGAAGAAAATGAGTTACATACTGGGCGAAATAAGGCGACAACGTTAGCCGATTCTCAGGCAGAAGGGGAATTCGTACAAGCAGACTCTAACAAGCGAATCGTTCGTGAAAAGGAGCCAAGCACTGCGCCGCGCATCATAGAGGGTCCTAACAAACAACCGCATAACGGCACAGGAATGGCTAGCACTCAAACAGGAATTGAAGGAAGCGTTGCTGTAGAAGCCACGAAACTACCAAGTGGGAAAAGTGCGCTGCCTCCTATGCTGGCTAAGCAGCTCGAACGAGTGCTAAGAGCGGCTGTATTAAAGCAACATGGAGATGGTGCGCTGCAATTGACGGTTAAGCTTCATCCAGAATCACTTGGACGTTTGCATGTACAACTGCTCCATTCAAGCCAAGGGCTAGTCGTCAAACTGCTTGCTGATAAAAAAGCAACCGCAGAAACGCTAGAGCGGGCTCTCCCTGGATTAAGGCAAATGTTTAACCAAGACACCGCGTTTGAAATCGGGCCAATTGATGAAGATGGGGACGAGCAAAGCAATGGTGAAAGCGGACAGGAAGGCGGGCGAAAGCAACCGGAAGAAGAGGTTGGCGAACAACGGAAGCAGCATTCATTTTCAGATTGGATGAGTCAAAAACAAGGAGAAGGAGAGGGAGCGGATGACGCAAGTTGACCCATCGTTGTGGCTTTCCTCGTCACAAAACCAACAGCGGCAACCAAACAATGCACTTGGCCAAGACGCGTTTTTGAAGCTTTTGATTACACAATTGCAAAACCAAGACCCGAGCAACCCGATAGAAGATCGGGAGTTTATCGCCCAATTAGCAACTTTTTCCCAGTTGGAGCAGCTCACGAAACTGAATAGCACGATGGAATATATGTACTATGAGCAAAAAAGCCAGCAATTGATGGCGCTAAGCGAGTTAATCGGCAAATCGGTTGAATGGCTTAACGAAAAAGACAAAGTCGAGCAAGCAACAGTGACTGGAGTTAAATACAGCGAGTCTGGGGACTTGCTCGTGCAAATCGATGATGACAAGTGGATTGAGGCAAGCAATTTAATTTCAATTATTAAACCAACATCAAACGAGTAAAGGAGACGATCCGTTATGATTCGTTCTATGTATTCAGGCATCTCAGGTATGAAAGGTTTCCAAACAAAGCTAGACGTTGTCGGTAATAACATTGCTAACGTAAATACACATGGTTTCAAAAAAGGGCGCGTCATGTTTCAAGATATGGTTAGCCAGCAAGTACAAGGGCCAATGGCCGCAACTCCTGACCGTGGTGGCGTCAATAGCAAGCAAATTGGGTCTGGTTCAATGGTTGGCGCAATTGACACGGTTCATACTGGAGGAGGCAACCAATATACAGGGCGTGAATTGGACTTAGCGATAAATGGCGATGGCTACTTTGCAGTTCAAGTCGGAGCCGATACGTTTTATACGCGTGCTGGAAATATTTATGTCGACCATGACGGCAATGTTGTCAATAGCTCAGGCGCCTTTTTGTTAGGGCCAAATGGAAACAGGTTGCAAATTGAGCCGGAAGTTCTGGATAACATGCAAAGTATTTCTGTTAACAAGCAAGGTGAAATCGTCATTTCTGTCCAAGGCCAAGACGATCCAGTAACACTACAAATTGGCGTTGCCAGCTTTTCGAATCCAGAAGGGTTAAATAGCGCGGGTGGATCGCTATTTACAGCAACACCAGCATCAGGCCCTGCCAATATGGTTGTCCCAGGAACACAAGGCACTGGTGACATTCAGTCTGGTTATTTAGAAATGTCGAATGTGGACCTCGCTGATGAATTTTCGGAAATGATCGTCGCCCAGCGTGGTTTTCAAGCTAACTCCCGGATCATTACGACTTCAGATGAAATTTTACAAGAACTTGTCAACTTAAAACGATAGGTGACTGGCATGATTCCATTAACGCGCTTAAACGGGCAACGGCTGTTGTTAAATTTGTTGTTGATCGAAAAAGTAGAAGCGTTGCCTGATACAACGATCACGCTTGTAAATGGAAAAAAGCTCGTCGTTGCCGATGACATGGAACAAGTCGGCCAAGCGATCAACAACCGCATGGCCGAGATCGGCCTTGTCGGAAGCTACAAAAGGGAGGATTTATCAGGTTGAAAAAAAACCGTGTAATTGGCGTAGCGTTCAGCCTCTTGCTCACCGGAGTCGTCATAGTTGCAGGGCTCTATATGCTTGGCATTGGCCCTTTTGCTCAAAACAAGGCGAGCGGTGCGCCAACGATAGAGGACATTAATGAGCGCTCATTTGATACAGAAGAAATTACGACCAATTTAAAGTCAGGGGAATTCATCCGCGCTCAATTTCGGATTGAACTCGATCACAAAGACACACTTACGGACATCGATAAAAGAGGGTTCCAGGTGAATAATGTCATTTTGCTGACACTTGCAGAAATGTCTGCAGAGGACTTGGTCGGTGAAGAGGGGCTAGCCGAGCTGCAGGAAACGATACAGACAAAATTAAACGACCATTTAGAACAAGGCACTGTCAAAGCTGTTTATACGACAGTGAAAGTGGTCCAATAACAAAAATGAGGTGCTCTAATGGCTGATGTGCTGTCTCAAGGTGAGATTGATGCGCTCCTTTCTGCTTTGACGACTGGAGAAATGGATGCCGAAGAGTTATTAAAACTAGAGTCAGAGAAGAAAGTTCGGGTTTATGATTTTAAACGAGCGCTACGCTTTTCAAAAGACCAAATTCGGAACTTATCCCGCATCCATGAAAATTACGCGCGGTTGTTGACAACCAATTTATCGGCCAAGCTCCGTTCGCTTGTGCAAATCCAAGTAGCCTCTGTCGAACAGGTTCCATACGAAGAGTATGTCCGCAGCATACCGACAATGACATTTTTGAACGTGATTGAGCCTATACCATTAAATGGACGGGTCTTAATTGAAATTAATCCTAATATCGCCTACGCCATGTTTGACCGTGTACTTGGCGGACATGGGATGAGCTTTAATAAAATTGATAATTTGACAGAAATTGAGACGAAAATTTTATCAGGGCTATTTGAATCGATGCTGGCAAGTTTCGCTGAAGCTTGGACGACTGTAATTGAAATGGAGCCGATCACCGAAAACATTGAAGTGAATCCCCATTTTTTGCAGCTCGTGTCACCGAACGAAACGGTTGTTGTCATTTCGCTGTCAACAAGCATTGCCAATACGACAGGGCTCATGACGATCTGTTTGCCCCATGTCGTATTAGAAGAAATATTGCCGAAATTAACGAGCCACCATTGGTTTCAAGAACAGCGCGGTGCCCTTTCGACAGAAGATAAAGCATTGTTAAACAAACAAGTCCGGCAAACGACGCTTGAAGTTGCCGTCGAACTTGGACGTTCAACGATTACGATTGAAGAATTTCTTCGCCTTGCTAAAGGGGATGTCGTTGCTTTAAACCAGCTAATTGATGAACCACTTGATGTGCTCGTAGGCGGTGAAAAGAAATTTAGCGGCCAGCCAGGAGTAAAGAGAGACCGGATGGCTTTGCAAGTGACTGACGTATTAGGAGGAACGGATGATGAATGACAAGCCGCTTTCCCAGGAAGAAATAAACGAATTGTTAAAGGGGCTCCAGGATGGCGAAGCTCCCGAAGAGGCTGGGCAACAGGAAGTCCATGAAGGCGAATCCCAGCCAGAAGAAACACAGACGGAGCCCCCGGATATTAACGAGTTTTTAACTCCCATGGAGCAAGACACGATCGGCGAAATCGGCAATATTTCCTTTGGTAGTTCGGCGACTGCGTTATCAGCACTGTTGAATCAAAAAGTCGAAATTACGACACCGGTTGTATCGGCAGTCAGCTCAGACATGTTGCGCCAGCTTTTTCCACGGCCGAACGTCATTGTCCATGTCAAATACACAGAGGGATTCGAAGGCTCGAACTTATTTGTGATTACGACTGATGACGCAGCGATCATTGCAGATCTCATGCTTGGAGGAAATGGGGAAAACCCTGACCCAGAATTGTCGGAGATGCATTTAAGTGCAGTCCAAGAAGCGATGAACCAAATGATGGGCTCTGCCTCAACGTCGATGTCGACGTTATTCAATCGTCGTGTCGACATTTCGCCGCCTAAAGTGGAAGTGATCGAATTTGATGAACAGTCGCGGACGGAGTATGTTCCCGATGGTGAAGATTTGATTGCGATTTCGTTTTCTCTTCGCGTTGGCGATCTGATTGATTCAAAGTTAATGCAACTTATTAGCGTTCCTTTCAGCAAAGATTACGCAAACGCCTTGCTTGGCGGTGGCGCCACCGAAGAAGCGCCAGTGCAAGAGGCACAACCGTTGCCTGAACCTGCTCCGTCCATTGGCGGGCATGGAGATGGCACAAGTGCTGGGCGAGTGAACCAGCATATTGGCCAAAGGGTAAAAGACGCTGAGCAAGTCGTGGAAAAAGCGGTGTTCTCTAATTTTGAGACAACAAAGCCAGACGAAGCAGAAATGCAAAACTTAGACATGCTCTTAGACATACCGCTGGAAGTTAAAGTGGAATTGGGACGTACGAAAAAAACGATCCGTGAAATTTTGTCGATTGCGCAAGGATCGATTATTGAACTTGATAAGTTGGCAGGTGAGCCGGTCGATGTGCTTATCAATGACAAGTTGATTGCCAAAGGCGAAGTGGTCGTAATTGACGAAAACTTTGGCGTGCGGATTACAGACATTGTTAGCAAAAAAGACCGTCTTACCCACTTGCGTTAACTTTTATCTATCTTAAGAAATCAACATATAGAAAGAGGGCTTTTCATGTCAAAAAAAGTATTGGTTGTTGATGATGCAGCATTTATGCGCATGATGCTTAAAGACATTTTAACAAAGAACGGTTATAACGTAGTTGGAGAAGCCAATGATGGCAACCAAGCAGTTGAAAAATATAAGGAACTATCCCCTGACTTAGTGACGATGGATATTACGATGCCGGAAAAAGACGGAATTTCGGCGCTGAAAGAGATTAAACAGTATGATCCGAGTGCCAAAGTGATTATGTGCTCGGCGATGGGCCAACAAGCAATGGTCATTGACGCGATCCAAGAAGGCGCAAAAGATTTTATCGTAAAACCATTTCAGGCGGATCGAGTGATCGATGCGATTTCTAAAACGCTTAGTTAACGTTTCGTCTATCATTGCGCTGGCCCTGCTACTCGTTGGTTTAGCAGGGTTCAGCCCCGCTGAAGCAAAGGACTGTAGCGTCAATGACGTGCTCGAGAACGGCGAATGCGATGAGGAACTGGCCAATGAAGAAGTGAAAGAAGCCGAAGCTGAGGCGGAAGCGCTCATGGAGCCGCCTTGGCTCAGCTTTGTCAAGATGATCGCGGCGCTTCTTGTTGTCATAGCTCTGTTATATGGGCTGTTGCGCTTTGTGAACAAACGGGCGAAAACATTTCAAGAAACAAAGGCGCTTCATCTCGTCTCTGGCGTTTCTCTTGGCCAAAACAAATCCGTTCAGTTGGTTAAAGTCGGGGAAACATTATTGGTTGTGGGCGTCGGTGATCAAGTGCAATTGCTAAAAGAAATTACCGATCCAGACGAAATAACGGCCATTCTCGCCAAACAGCAAGCTGGGGATGAGGAACCGTTTCTCGGTCATGCTTTAGGAACCATGAAAGCGGCGTTCTCGAAAAAAGCAGGCACTGCACCACCGACGTTCCAACACATTTTAAGGGACAAGCTTGCGGCTTCCAAGCAAGAACTGCAAGACACACGCCAGGCATTTATAGAAAAGAGGAAGGACCGATGATTTTACAACATGCAGTAGCTGCTTTTGCCTCGTTTGATTTTACGAATGGCGAGACAATGGCGACAACGGTCCAAATTGCCTTATTGCTA is a genomic window of Shouchella clausii containing:
- the fliY gene encoding flagellar motor switch phosphatase FliY, translating into MNDKPLSQEEINELLKGLQDGEAPEEAGQQEVHEGESQPEETQTEPPDINEFLTPMEQDTIGEIGNISFGSSATALSALLNQKVEITTPVVSAVSSDMLRQLFPRPNVIVHVKYTEGFEGSNLFVITTDDAAIIADLMLGGNGENPDPELSEMHLSAVQEAMNQMMGSASTSMSTLFNRRVDISPPKVEVIEFDEQSRTEYVPDGEDLIAISFSLRVGDLIDSKLMQLISVPFSKDYANALLGGGATEEAPVQEAQPLPEPAPSIGGHGDGTSAGRVNQHIGQRVKDAEQVVEKAVFSNFETTKPDEAEMQNLDMLLDIPLEVKVELGRTKKTIREILSIAQGSIIELDKLAGEPVDVLINDKLIAKGEVVVIDENFGVRITDIVSKKDRLTHLR
- a CDS encoding response regulator, producing the protein MSKKVLVVDDAAFMRMMLKDILTKNGYNVVGEANDGNQAVEKYKELSPDLVTMDITMPEKDGISALKEIKQYDPSAKVIMCSAMGQQAMVIDAIQEGAKDFIVKPFQADRVIDAISKTLS
- a CDS encoding flagellar biosynthetic protein FliO; its protein translation is MRFLKRLVNVSSIIALALLLVGLAGFSPAEAKDCSVNDVLENGECDEELANEEVKEAEAEAEALMEPPWLSFVKMIAALLVVIALLYGLLRFVNKRAKTFQETKALHLVSGVSLGQNKSVQLVKVGETLLVVGVGDQVQLLKEITDPDEITAILAKQQAGDEEPFLGHALGTMKAAFSKKAGTAPPTFQHILRDKLAASKQELQDTRQAFIEKRKDR